The DNA sequence TAAGGTGAGGGAGGCGCAGAGGAAAATAGCTGAACTAGCATTAAGCACGCTTAGCTTAAGGAGGGGCGGCGTTGGAGAAGCGTTAACGGGCCTAGGGCATTACGCCGGGTTAATAAGTCTTGGAGGCGGTAAGGCGTTAGCCCTCCACGTGGATGGCGTAGGGACGAAGGTCTTAATAGCTCAGCTTATGGATAGCTACGAAACCATAGGTATAGACGCGGTAGCTATGTGCGTAAACGACATAATATGCGTAGGAGCCGAACCCCTAGCCCTTATAGATTACTTGGTGGTTGAAGAGCCCGATGAACGGTTTATAGCGAGAATAATGAAGGGCTTGGTTAAAGGCTGCGAAGAAGCCGGAGTAGCCTTGGTTGGAGGCGAGACAGCAGTAATGCCGGACGTTATTAAGGGTGCTATTAAAGGGCGTGGCTTCGACCTAGCAGCTTTAGGCGTAGGGATGGTGGACGTCGACAAAATGGTTACGGGGGCCAAACTTAGGCCCGGCGACGTAGTCATAGGGTTGGAGAGTAGCGGTATTCATAGCAACGGGTTAACCTTGGCCCGTAAAGTATTGCTTAGTAGCGGTAGAAGCGTAAACGATACACTA is a window from the Candidatus Nezhaarchaeales archaeon genome containing:
- the purM gene encoding phosphoribosylformylglycinamidine cyclo-ligase; the encoded protein is MASEESWTYAKSGVDVDKVREAQRKIAELALSTLSLRRGGVGEALTGLGHYAGLISLGGGKALALHVDGVGTKVLIAQLMDSYETIGIDAVAMCVNDIICVGAEPLALIDYLVVEEPDERFIARIMKGLVKGCEEAGVALVGGETAVMPDVIKGAIKGRGFDLAALGVGMVDVDKMVTGAKLRPGDVVIGLESSGIHSNGLTLARKVLLSSGRSVNDTLPGFKQTIGDELLKPTRIYVKPILQLLREVEVRALAHITGGAFTKLKRFEPYAKVGFELNQMPDPSPIFKVIQSLGRISDREMYKTFNMGVGFCVVTPRSEADKAISILEKQGVKATIIGSVVEELGVRIKLPSGVATY